TTTCCACCCTTCGGTTTCTCGGAAGATTGCGAATGCCCTGAAGCTGTCCGAAATTATGAATAAAAGCATTGGTGTTCCTGGGAATAAGGCTCCACTGGTCTTCCTCCATATTTCGGGAAATCCACCTCCATGCATGCATCCCCCATACCTGCACCGAATCGGAGCTATACCGCAACTGGCTCAGAGGGATCCGCATCTCAGCACACCAGCCGGAATCATCTACCGAAACACCGCTGTACCATACGGCATTCCAGTTAAAATCCGGATTCATGTAGTTAACGTTGTTCAGCAACAGGTCAACCTGGGTCCCTCCGGCCGTAACATCAAACTCGAAACCGGTCTTGTGATCGTTGTAACTGTCAAAATTAATCCCCACGATATCCCCGCCTTCAAATAGTGCATCCCTCTGGCATATGAAACGCCTGATTTTGGAAGGATCCTGTTCATAGGCCCTTATCAGTACATACATGTTTCTGTTGTCATAAAGTACTTTCAGGCGGGTTTTTTCCGAAGGAGTGCCTCCTTCCACCGGCATATGCTGAACATACCACTGCGACCAGGGAACTTCATCCCAGCAGGCATCATTGTATTTCCCGTCGATCCTGGGAGGAGCCGATTGAAGACGCTTGGTAACATAAATCCGTTTGTGGTACCCTGTTGTATCCTGTGAACGGACATGAGGCGTAAACACGATGGTTTCCGCTAATAGCAACGATATAATTAACCTCGGGAGTATCATTCCTTGCCTTTTCACCTTATTAAAATAAGCCGTAAAAATAATGGAATTATGGTGCCATAGTTTTCTGGTATGCACAATTTTCTGCTTGGTTAAACATTTCTTTCCATTTCCTGGTCATAGAGCATTCTTCATACTGTATTTTGGTGTTTATTTAATGATGTTTATTAAAATAAAAAAAATATATAAAATATGTATATTATGAAAAAAAATGTATATTTGTATCAAAAATGTAAATATGCCTTCGGTTTCAGAGAGCAAAAAAGCAAAACTGATGCAGGCGGGACAGGAACTCTTCTGGAAATATGGCATCAGAAGAGTTACTGTGGAAGATATCTGCAATGCAGCAGGTGTCAGCCGTATGACTTTCTATAAATATTTTCCGAATAAGATTCATCTGGCCATCAGGATTCTGGAAGATATTTTCCGGCAGTCGCGACTGAAATACCGGAAAGCAATGGACAGCAGGGGATCGTTCGACAGAAAAATCGAGGCCATTATCAGGTTAAAGATTGAAGTTTCCCGGGATCTGAGCACGGAATTTCTGCAGGAGATTTATCAGTCAGGTGACCCTGAACTGATTCGGTTTGTCAGGGAATGGACGGAGAAAACAATGGAAATGGTTTTCCATGATTTTGAAGTTGCCCGAAAGAATGGAGAAATCCGGTCTGACATCCGTGCGAATGTGCTGCTGTATCTTGTAAATCATCTGACTTCCCTGGTTACTGATGAGAAATTTGCTGCGTTATACCAGCATCCATCCGAAATGATCAAGGATTTGTCGGAATACTTTTTTTACGGAATTATGCCCAGGCGTAAGCACAGGTGAGAAATGAGAAAGGAACTGGCAGTATTATGTATGGTATGTTTCTCGTTGCAGGCAGCAGGCCAGGCGGTTACTGCCGAATTGAACGGGCAGGCGGCAGGTTGGGGAATGGTAAATTTACAGAAGCCATTTTATTATCAGTTTGGGGCGCGAACCCTTCCCGCCTTGTCAATTACAGGCAGTTTGGATTCGCTTCATCGCTTTGATGCAGAAGTGTCGGGGAATTTTTATACCAGTGCCACGTTTACCGGGAATGCATACCAGGATGGCGTTGCCGGAATCAGACCCTACCGGGTCTGGGTTCGTTATTCAACTCCGGGGCTGGAACTGCGCCTGGGGCTTCAGAAAATCAATTTCGGGTCTGCCTCAATCCTCCGTCCTCTGATGTGGTTCGACCAGGTGGATCCGCGCGATCCTCTGCAAATTTCCGATGGTGTTTATGCCCTTCTGGGGCGATATTATTTCGGCAACAACGCTGGGATTTGGCTCTGGGGCATATATGGAAACGGAAAGACTAAGGGATGGGAATATCTGCCAACAAAGGAAAAAACTGCTGAAGCAGGAGGAAGGTTGCAGCTGCTTGCAGGCCCCGGAGAAGTGGCATTCACCTGCCATCGCCGGTTAGCCGACTGTTCACAGTGGACCTATGATTCCGTTCCTGTTACCAGGTCCTTTGTTCACGAAAATCGGTTCGCAATCGACGGGAAATGGGACCTTGGCATAGGCATCAGCGGAGAAATCGTGGTGAAGAAAACGGGCAGATTCTCTCCTCTGGTTCCCGAATGGGAAAAGTATATGAACATTGGTATGGATTACACATTTGCCGTTGGAAACGGCCTCGGGCTGGTACTGGAGCACCTTCTGATCCAGACCTCCGGTCATTTATTTGCTTCGTCCGGCAACACATCCTTTACGGCTCTTACTCTTTCCTATCCGCTGGGAGTGCTGGACCGTGTAGCCGGTATTTTTTTCTACGACTGGAGCCACAAATCCTTTTATCGGTTCATCAGCTTCAATAGGCAGTATGACAAATGGTCGCTGTATTGGATGGCATTCTGGAATCCGCAGAGTTTCACAATATTTCACAGCGAGACGAGACATAACCTAATGGCAGGAAAAGGTATTCAGTTTATGGTAGTATATAATTTCTGAAACGTATGGATATACTTAT
This region of Bacteroidales bacterium genomic DNA includes:
- a CDS encoding TetR/AcrR family transcriptional regulator, which encodes MPSVSESKKAKLMQAGQELFWKYGIRRVTVEDICNAAGVSRMTFYKYFPNKIHLAIRILEDIFRQSRLKYRKAMDSRGSFDRKIEAIIRLKIEVSRDLSTEFLQEIYQSGDPELIRFVREWTEKTMEMVFHDFEVARKNGEIRSDIRANVLLYLVNHLTSLVTDEKFAALYQHPSEMIKDLSEYFFYGIMPRRKHR